Proteins encoded in a region of the Diospyros lotus cultivar Yz01 chromosome 9, ASM1463336v1, whole genome shotgun sequence genome:
- the LOC127810524 gene encoding heavy metal-associated isoprenylated plant protein 43-like, producing the protein MGLFRVCRSTCCSYVSEQIVTQKTVLKVSIHSQCCKTRVLKAVGKFTGIEQVSVDDVKGMLTVVGKVDAIKLTKQVRKTGKVVEIISVGPPKPDPPPPKPPKKPEPPKPLPPVCHCKECQLVAVSFVPYYGPSCAIL; encoded by the exons ATGGGTCTATTTAGGGTGTGTCGGAGCACCTGTTGTTCCTATGTTTCTGAACAAATAGTGACCCAGAAAACGGTATTGAAGGTCAGCATTCACTCACAGTGCTGCAAAACTCGGGTGTTGAAGGCAGTTGGAAAATTTACAG GGATTGAGCAGGTATCGGTGGATGATGTGAAGGGGATGCTTACAGTGGTGGGGAAGGTCGATGCAATTAAATTGACAAAGCAAGTGAGGAAGACAGGAAAGGTAGTAGAGATCATCAGTGTTGGTCCACCAAAGCCGGATCCACCACCACCGAAACCACCAAAAAAGCCCGAGCCACCAAAGCCCCTTCCTCCCGTCTGCCATTGTAAGGAATGCCAGCTTGTCGCTGTCAGCTTCGTTCCCTATTATGGTCCTTCCTGTGCCATTCTGTGA
- the LOC127809109 gene encoding heavy metal-associated isoprenylated plant protein 2-like, protein MGLFRVCGITYSYFSEQTVIQKTVLKVSIHSQYCKTQVLKAVAKFTGIEQVSVDDVKGTLTVVGKVDAVKLTKQVRKTGKVVEIISVGPPKPDEPKPKPLTPLPPICHCMECQLVAVSFVPYDGPSCAIL, encoded by the exons ATGGGTCTATTTAGGGTGTGTGGGATCACCTATTCCTATTTTTCTGAACAAACAGTGATCCAGAAAACGGTGTTGAAGGTCAGCATTCACTCACAGTACTGCAAAACTCAGGTGTTGAAGGCAGTTGCAAAATTTACAG GGATTGAGCAGGTATCAGTGGATGATGTCAAGGGGACACTTACAGTGGTGGGGAAGGTCGATGCAGTTAAATTGACAAAGCAAGTGAGGAAGACAGGAAAGGTAGTAGAGATCATCAGTGTTGGTCCACCAAAGCCGGATGAACCAAAGCCCAAACCATTGACGCCCCTTCCTCCCATCTGCCATTGTATGGAATGCCAGCTTGTCGCTGTCAGCTTCGTTCCCTATGATGGTCCTTCCTGCGCCATTCTGTGA